One region of Mycolicibacterium lutetiense genomic DNA includes:
- a CDS encoding TetR family transcriptional regulator, with the protein MTSNDVAPRRGRPPRIDKHAIAAAVVAIGSENVTMRLVAEHLGISVPGLYHHVKNQDELLRLAAESALVMSPPPRYAGEHWATWMRSYASYIRTVLASQPALVEKFVSGGVRDEMEMECNGAAVEALAEHGLAPDDAMAVWAAVSAMAIGSVTEAHREHLHAESGQPWLARIFTLLAKHPATDYPTLRAIAQSGYDPFGDDSFQQRMTLLLNGIAVQYGLRPEPSG; encoded by the coding sequence GTGACCTCCAACGACGTAGCGCCGCGGCGCGGTCGGCCGCCCCGCATCGACAAGCACGCTATCGCCGCGGCTGTGGTGGCGATCGGGAGCGAGAACGTCACCATGCGCTTGGTCGCCGAGCATCTCGGCATCAGCGTGCCCGGTCTCTATCACCACGTGAAGAACCAGGACGAATTATTGCGACTGGCCGCCGAGAGCGCGTTGGTCATGTCGCCGCCACCCCGGTACGCGGGCGAGCACTGGGCGACGTGGATGCGTAGCTACGCGTCATACATCCGGACCGTACTGGCATCGCAGCCGGCGCTGGTGGAGAAGTTCGTCTCGGGCGGGGTGCGCGACGAAATGGAGATGGAGTGCAACGGCGCTGCGGTCGAGGCGCTGGCTGAGCACGGTCTCGCGCCCGACGACGCGATGGCCGTCTGGGCTGCGGTGAGCGCGATGGCAATCGGCAGTGTCACCGAGGCGCACCGTGAGCACCTCCACGCCGAAAGTGGACAGCCATGGCTAGCCCGGATCTTCACCCTGCTCGCCAAACATCCCGCCACCGATTACCCGACGCTGCGTGCGATAGCGCAGTCCGGCTACGACCCATTTGGCGACGACAGTTTCCAACAGCGAATGACCCTGTTGCTCAACGGTATTGCGGTGCAATACGGATTGCGACCCGAACCCTCGGGCTAG
- a CDS encoding nuclear transport factor 2-like protein, whose product MDLVDRIAKHRRMAESYRDKYVLRKVQEGESYDEWEFTDDAVYTSPYFVAGQELVLKDVATSFDVAATVEAKAYSVAFPDWKPVDHKFWPAENGLVMRYRWEGTTTDGETMGFYSISFIDTNEDGQITHWSTYVNDEEYGPFLEKAIGARGPFHGDEYMEALARHFEKHNLTW is encoded by the coding sequence ATGGATCTGGTCGATCGAATCGCCAAACACCGCCGGATGGCCGAGAGCTACCGGGACAAATATGTCCTACGGAAGGTCCAGGAAGGCGAGTCCTATGACGAGTGGGAGTTCACCGACGACGCGGTCTACACCTCCCCCTATTTCGTGGCTGGGCAGGAACTCGTCCTCAAAGACGTAGCGACTTCGTTCGACGTCGCGGCCACCGTCGAGGCCAAGGCCTACTCGGTGGCCTTCCCGGACTGGAAACCCGTCGACCACAAGTTCTGGCCGGCAGAAAACGGCCTGGTCATGCGCTACCGCTGGGAAGGCACGACCACCGACGGCGAGACGATGGGCTTCTACTCGATCAGCTTCATCGATACGAATGAGGATGGCCAGATCACCCACTGGTCGACCTACGTCAATGACGAGGAATACGGGCCTTTCCTGGAGAAGGCGATCGGCGCTCGCGGGCCGTTCCACGGCGACGAGTACATGGAGGCACTCGCCCGACACTTTGAAAAACACAACCTGACCTGGTGA
- a CDS encoding NADP-dependent oxidoreductase — protein sequence MTDAAHRQNRQILLRRRPDGLVSPDDTEMVTTSAPVPADGEALLRTTYVGIDAAARTWLDGEPGYLPALELGEVVRVAGIGEVVESRCDAYKVGDMVTTLTGLQDYAIIRDDLFSTPVVGYTDPLAVMSIYGPTGATAYFGMKGVGKPQPGETVVVSAAAGATGSVAGQIAKIAGARVVGIAGGPDKCRVVVEDFGFDACVDYKAGDLTAALKEVCPGGINVYFDNVGGDILNAVLANLAHKARVVMCGIISSYLHGDHPGPSNYVNLLATASTMQGFIALEEWAHFDEAFAALSEWEQQGLLVHRETVYEGLESSIDALNGLFNGANIGKMLVKINESGS from the coding sequence ATGACTGACGCCGCACATCGCCAGAACCGCCAGATCCTGTTGCGCCGCCGCCCGGATGGGCTGGTCTCCCCCGATGACACGGAGATGGTGACCACATCCGCACCGGTTCCCGCCGACGGTGAGGCACTGCTGCGGACGACGTATGTGGGTATCGATGCTGCCGCGCGCACCTGGCTGGACGGCGAACCCGGCTACCTTCCGGCCCTCGAATTGGGCGAGGTCGTCCGGGTGGCCGGTATCGGCGAAGTTGTCGAATCACGGTGTGATGCCTACAAAGTCGGCGACATGGTCACCACCCTGACCGGATTGCAGGACTACGCGATCATCCGCGACGACCTGTTCAGCACGCCGGTGGTCGGTTACACCGATCCGCTCGCGGTGATGTCGATCTACGGACCGACGGGCGCCACCGCCTACTTCGGCATGAAGGGCGTCGGCAAACCGCAACCCGGTGAGACCGTCGTCGTATCGGCGGCCGCCGGTGCCACCGGATCGGTCGCCGGTCAGATCGCCAAGATCGCCGGTGCCCGGGTGGTCGGTATCGCCGGTGGCCCGGACAAGTGCCGTGTCGTGGTCGAGGATTTCGGCTTCGACGCGTGTGTCGACTACAAAGCCGGCGACTTGACCGCTGCACTCAAAGAAGTGTGCCCGGGCGGCATCAACGTCTATTTTGACAACGTCGGCGGCGACATTCTCAATGCGGTGCTGGCCAACCTCGCCCACAAGGCGCGCGTGGTGATGTGCGGCATCATTTCCAGCTATCTCCACGGCGATCACCCCGGCCCGTCCAACTACGTCAACCTGCTCGCCACCGCCTCGACGATGCAGGGCTTCATCGCACTCGAAGAGTGGGCGCACTTCGATGAGGCCTTCGCCGCCCTGAGCGAATGGGAGCAACAAGGTCTGCTCGTCCATCGCGAAACCGTCTACGAGGGACTCGAATCCAGCATCGACGCGCTCAACGGACTGTTCAACGGTGCCAACATCGGCAAGATGCTGGTGAAGATCAACGAGTCGGGCAGCTGA
- a CDS encoding multicopper oxidase family protein, producing MPNTASLPRLSRRGFLVATAVLGATGIAACQRETGAISTSATSPDAIAAAEARRPHSGRTVSTTLTAQRTQVDLGGRIAETIAYNDIVPGPLLRASVGDELEVTVRNRLGRATSAHWHGLALRNDMDGAAPATPDIPDGRDFTYRFSAPHPGTYWAHPHTGLDADTGMYFPVIIDDPDDAGRYDAEWVVMLDDWTDGVGESPAQIYDRLRKPSGAGHNMPGMGGMPGMSGHDAVGPTGGRGSSALGGDAGDIDYPMYVANGRNAQNPNSFRVRPGQRVRIRLINAGSDTAFRVSLAEHRMTVTHTDGFPVVPTEVDAVLLGMGERYDVVVTAQDGVFPLVAAAEGKNASTRALLVTAEGSTPPPDYAPPELQGRLGTVGAFTATPEVTLDSAPADAELPIELGGSMANYEWTINGRTFADAQPLTVHEGQRVAMTFRNSSMMWHPMHLHGHTFQVMGDDGRPGARKDTLIVLPMHRVRVVFDADNPGAWMLHCHNTYHQDAGMMTRLDYAG from the coding sequence ATGCCCAACACCGCCAGCCTGCCGCGTCTCAGCCGCCGTGGATTCCTCGTGGCCACGGCCGTCTTGGGCGCGACGGGGATCGCGGCGTGCCAGCGGGAAACCGGCGCCATCTCTACCAGCGCGACTTCCCCGGATGCCATCGCCGCGGCCGAAGCCCGCCGCCCGCACAGTGGCCGTACCGTGTCGACCACTTTGACCGCACAGCGCACACAAGTCGATCTCGGTGGCAGGATCGCCGAGACGATCGCCTACAACGACATCGTGCCGGGGCCCCTGTTGCGGGCGTCGGTCGGCGATGAGCTGGAGGTCACGGTACGCAACAGGCTCGGCCGTGCGACCTCGGCGCATTGGCACGGCCTGGCCCTTCGCAATGACATGGACGGGGCAGCGCCCGCCACCCCTGACATCCCCGACGGTCGTGATTTCACGTACCGATTCTCAGCACCTCATCCCGGGACCTATTGGGCCCACCCACACACCGGTCTGGATGCGGACACCGGCATGTACTTCCCGGTGATCATCGACGACCCCGATGACGCCGGCCGATATGACGCGGAATGGGTGGTGATGCTCGACGATTGGACGGATGGCGTCGGTGAGAGCCCGGCCCAGATCTACGACCGGTTACGCAAGCCGTCGGGCGCAGGACACAACATGCCAGGCATGGGTGGCATGCCTGGCATGAGCGGCCACGACGCTGTGGGTCCGACGGGTGGTCGGGGAAGTTCGGCACTCGGGGGCGACGCCGGCGACATCGATTATCCGATGTACGTCGCCAACGGTCGTAACGCTCAGAACCCCAACAGCTTCCGGGTCCGCCCCGGCCAACGGGTGCGGATCCGGTTGATCAACGCCGGTTCCGATACCGCGTTCCGGGTCTCCTTGGCGGAGCACCGGATGACCGTCACCCACACCGACGGTTTCCCCGTCGTCCCCACCGAGGTGGATGCGGTGCTGCTCGGGATGGGCGAACGCTATGACGTGGTGGTCACCGCACAGGACGGGGTCTTCCCGCTCGTCGCAGCGGCCGAGGGCAAGAATGCGTCGACGCGGGCCCTGCTGGTCACCGCTGAGGGCTCGACCCCGCCGCCCGACTATGCGCCTCCGGAGTTGCAGGGGCGACTCGGCACGGTGGGTGCGTTCACCGCAACTCCGGAAGTCACCTTGGACTCCGCACCCGCAGACGCGGAACTGCCCATCGAGCTCGGCGGCTCGATGGCGAACTACGAGTGGACGATCAATGGCCGCACGTTCGCCGATGCACAGCCGTTGACAGTGCACGAAGGGCAACGCGTCGCAATGACATTCCGGAACTCATCGATGATGTGGCACCCGATGCACCTGCACGGCCATACCTTTCAGGTCATGGGTGACGACGGGCGACCCGGTGCCCGCAAGGACACGCTGATCGTGTTGCCGATGCACCGGGTGCGCGTGGTATTCGACGCTGACAATCCAGGTGCATGGATGCTTCACTGTCACAACACATATCACCAGGATGCCGGGATGATGACCCGTCTTGACTACGCCGGCTGA
- a CDS encoding TrpB-like pyridoxal phosphate-dependent enzyme, which yields MTLHADAAHPDLVTVEVPTHWYNLPAELDQPIPPHLHPGTKEPVGPDDLAALFPSGLIAQEVSTEPYIAIPDAVREIYSMWRPSPLIRARRFEQALNTGAHIYVKYEGVSPVGSHKTNSAVAQAYYNSIDGVRKLTTETGAGQWGSALAFAGAQFGLEIEVWQVRASYESKPYRGHLIRTYGGTVHSSPSNLTASGRAILAATPDTPGSLGMAVSEAVEVAAGDPDIRYALGSVLNHVVLHQSVIGQEAVAQLVAVEPNGADIVFGCAGGGSNLAGLAFPFLREKIHGRSNPKVVAAEPVACPSITQGEYRYDHGDVAGLTPLLKMHTLGMDFVPDPIHAGGLRYHGMAPALSHTVELGLVEGLAIGQHDAFSAGVLFARTQGIVPAPESTHAIAAAARHVADDPAEQVVVIGLSGHGQLDLPAYAEFLDGNF from the coding sequence ATGACGCTGCACGCCGACGCTGCCCATCCCGATCTGGTCACGGTCGAGGTGCCGACGCACTGGTACAACCTGCCGGCCGAACTCGATCAGCCGATCCCGCCGCATCTGCACCCGGGTACCAAGGAGCCGGTCGGCCCGGACGACCTCGCGGCGCTGTTCCCGAGCGGGTTGATTGCGCAGGAAGTGTCCACGGAGCCCTACATCGCGATCCCGGATGCAGTGCGGGAGATCTACTCGATGTGGCGACCCTCCCCGTTGATCCGGGCCCGGCGGTTCGAGCAGGCGCTCAATACCGGTGCTCACATTTACGTCAAATACGAAGGTGTCAGCCCAGTTGGCAGCCACAAGACCAATTCCGCTGTGGCACAGGCCTATTACAACAGCATCGACGGGGTTCGGAAGCTGACCACCGAGACCGGTGCCGGGCAGTGGGGCAGCGCACTGGCTTTCGCCGGGGCCCAGTTCGGCCTCGAGATCGAGGTCTGGCAGGTCCGGGCGTCCTACGAGTCGAAGCCGTACCGCGGTCATCTGATCCGGACGTACGGCGGCACCGTGCACTCAAGCCCGTCGAATCTCACCGCGTCGGGGCGCGCGATCCTGGCCGCGACCCCGGATACTCCCGGCAGTCTCGGGATGGCGGTGAGTGAGGCGGTTGAAGTCGCGGCCGGCGATCCCGACATTCGCTACGCGCTGGGCAGCGTGCTGAACCATGTGGTGTTGCATCAGAGCGTGATCGGCCAGGAGGCGGTGGCGCAGCTCGTCGCCGTCGAGCCGAATGGTGCCGACATCGTGTTCGGCTGTGCCGGTGGCGGATCCAACCTTGCCGGGCTGGCATTCCCGTTCCTGCGTGAGAAGATCCATGGACGATCGAATCCCAAGGTCGTGGCCGCCGAACCGGTCGCGTGCCCGTCGATCACGCAGGGGGAGTACCGCTACGACCACGGTGATGTGGCCGGCCTGACTCCGCTGCTCAAGATGCACACGCTCGGCATGGATTTCGTGCCTGACCCAATCCATGCCGGTGGACTGCGCTACCACGGGATGGCGCCCGCACTCAGCCACACCGTCGAGCTGGGCCTGGTCGAGGGCCTCGCCATCGGGCAACACGACGCGTTCTCGGCGGGAGTTCTGTTCGCGCGGACCCAGGGCATCGTCCCAGCACCCGAATCCACCCACGCGATCGCGGCCGCAGCCCGGCACGTCGCCGACGACCCGGCCGAACAGGTGGTCGTGATCGGCCTGTCGGGTCACGGCCAACTCGACCTGCCGGCGTACGCCGAGTTCTTGGACGGGAATTTCTGA
- a CDS encoding alpha/beta fold hydrolase produces the protein MTELELKQIETSAGVLRYYDTGEGPAVLFLHGSGPGVTGWRNFQGILPTFAEHFRCLILEFPGFGVTDDIGGHPMVAAQGVVGPFVDALGIDRVHIVGNSMGGGVGINFAIRQPDRIGKLVTIGGIGTNLFSPGPSEGIRLLQEFTEDPTRQRLIDWLNSMVYDPALVTDELIEQRWELATDPKTLAAAKRMYGKAAFAGMMAAMRSSDAPMPWAQMHKVAAPTLLTWGRDDRVSPLDMALIPMRTIPNAELHVFPNCGHWAMIEAKEAFEQTVLGFLTRG, from the coding sequence ATGACCGAGCTGGAACTGAAGCAGATCGAGACATCCGCCGGAGTACTGCGGTATTACGACACTGGCGAGGGGCCGGCGGTGCTGTTCCTGCACGGCTCGGGCCCGGGGGTTACCGGCTGGCGCAACTTCCAGGGAATCCTGCCCACCTTCGCCGAGCACTTCCGTTGTCTCATCCTGGAATTTCCGGGCTTCGGGGTCACCGATGACATCGGCGGCCACCCCATGGTTGCGGCACAGGGTGTGGTCGGACCGTTCGTGGATGCCCTCGGTATCGACCGGGTCCACATCGTCGGCAACTCGATGGGCGGTGGTGTCGGGATCAACTTCGCGATCCGCCAACCGGACCGCATCGGCAAGCTCGTCACCATCGGTGGAATCGGAACCAACCTGTTCAGCCCGGGCCCCAGCGAGGGCATCCGGCTACTGCAGGAATTCACCGAAGACCCGACCCGCCAACGCCTGATCGACTGGCTGAATTCGATGGTCTACGACCCAGCGCTGGTGACTGACGAGTTGATCGAACAGCGCTGGGAGCTGGCGACCGATCCCAAGACGCTTGCCGCTGCCAAGCGGATGTACGGCAAGGCGGCCTTCGCGGGAATGATGGCCGCCATGCGGTCCTCTGACGCCCCGATGCCGTGGGCGCAGATGCACAAGGTGGCGGCCCCGACGTTGCTGACCTGGGGTCGAGATGATCGGGTCAGCCCCCTCGACATGGCGCTGATTCCCATGCGGACGATCCCGAACGCCGAATTGCATGTGTTCCCCAACTGTGGGCACTGGGCGATGATCGAGGCGAAAGAGGCCTTCGAGCAGACCGTGCTGGGATTCTTGACCCGCGGCTAG
- a CDS encoding MFS transporter, translating into MARTEADRSVSPALPAPRPAGVLIAGLSLVALTVAVLQTAVVPILGIIAKQLNTSSVAVSWAVTANLLAAAATTPLIGRLADLYSKKRVLLGVLVVVLAGSVLAAVTASVPLLIAARILQGASYALYPISIAILREELPEDRLVSAMSVLSGTLGFGGGVGLVVTGVLMSGDAGYHRVFWLTTAFTAIVIVVAIVIVPNRRPEAGGAIDWLGAAGLAIGLSSLLLAITQGNSWGWSHPGTVGFLLTGVGVLTGWWWWERRAADPLVSTTMLARRPILLTNLATILVGMGLYFAFLGLTQFVQMSREIAGYGFGATVLKASVYFLLPGALTGFLVALVSGRYIDRYGARRVLVVAAVAGIAGFVMLAVAHDRPWQVVLAGVLTNAYISLGYGALPALVVSEVDASETGIATSMNAIARTIGSSVAAAVVAVLLGHRLVPSEISFVTIFVAGAVTAALAMALIAVSRAPDRHGDSVQTLSESRAMNHEWG; encoded by the coding sequence GTGGCCAGGACCGAAGCTGACCGGTCCGTCTCCCCCGCTCTCCCCGCACCGCGCCCCGCGGGAGTCCTCATCGCCGGCCTGAGCCTGGTGGCCCTCACCGTCGCTGTCCTGCAGACCGCGGTGGTTCCGATCCTCGGCATCATCGCCAAGCAACTGAACACCTCGTCGGTGGCGGTCAGCTGGGCCGTCACCGCCAACCTGCTGGCCGCAGCGGCCACGACCCCACTCATCGGGCGCCTCGCCGATCTCTACAGCAAGAAGCGTGTCCTGCTGGGTGTACTGGTGGTCGTGCTGGCGGGTTCCGTGCTGGCCGCGGTCACCGCGTCGGTACCGCTGCTGATCGCGGCACGCATTCTGCAGGGCGCCTCCTATGCGCTCTATCCGATCAGCATTGCGATCCTGCGCGAGGAGCTCCCCGAGGATCGATTGGTCAGCGCGATGTCGGTGCTGTCCGGAACCCTGGGATTCGGCGGCGGCGTCGGCCTCGTCGTCACCGGCGTACTGATGTCGGGCGACGCCGGGTACCACCGGGTGTTCTGGCTGACCACCGCCTTCACCGCCATCGTCATCGTGGTGGCGATCGTGATCGTGCCCAACCGCAGGCCCGAGGCGGGAGGGGCGATCGACTGGCTCGGTGCCGCCGGCCTGGCGATCGGGCTGTCGTCGTTGCTGCTGGCGATCACCCAGGGCAACTCGTGGGGATGGAGTCATCCGGGTACGGTCGGCTTCCTGCTCACCGGGGTGGGCGTGCTGACCGGCTGGTGGTGGTGGGAGCGACGGGCGGCCGATCCCCTGGTGTCGACCACGATGCTGGCCCGCAGACCCATTCTGCTCACCAATTTGGCCACGATCCTGGTCGGAATGGGCCTGTACTTCGCCTTTCTCGGTCTCACCCAGTTCGTGCAGATGTCGCGTGAGATCGCCGGCTACGGATTCGGCGCCACCGTGTTGAAGGCGAGCGTCTACTTCCTCCTTCCTGGAGCTCTCACCGGTTTCCTCGTGGCGTTGGTCAGTGGCCGCTACATCGACCGGTATGGCGCGCGCCGGGTGCTGGTGGTGGCCGCCGTGGCCGGCATTGCCGGATTCGTCATGCTGGCCGTCGCGCACGACCGTCCGTGGCAGGTCGTCCTGGCCGGTGTACTGACCAACGCCTACATCAGCCTCGGATACGGCGCATTGCCCGCGCTCGTGGTCAGTGAGGTGGACGCCAGTGAGACGGGCATCGCCACGAGCATGAACGCCATTGCACGAACCATCGGCAGTTCGGTGGCGGCAGCGGTGGTGGCGGTGCTGCTCGGGCATCGGCTGGTGCCCTCGGAAATCAGCTTCGTGACGATCTTCGTCGCGGGTGCGGTCACCGCGGCACTGGCGATGGCCCTGATCGCGGTATCCCGGGCGCCGGACCGCCACGGTGACTCCGTGCAGACCCTGTCCGAATCCCGTGCGATGAACCACGAGTGGGGCTGA
- a CDS encoding SDR family oxidoreductase, translating to MSTSPTPIDPDAPVLVTGASGYIGSWIVRSLLEAGHTVHGTVRNPQKASGLEHLHTLSADHPGRLTLFKADLLEPGSFDEAMAGCELVMHTASPFLLSGFKDAQEALIRPALEGTRNVLDAVNRTESVKRVVLTSSVVAIYGDARESRDIPGGVFTDEHWNTTSSADHQPYPYSKTVAEQEAWRYQKAQERWDMVTIHPGLVLGPSLTSASDSASLSTMKQFTDGSLLAGAPALTLGVVDVRDVADAHLRAGFTPEAHGRYIVNAESLTLLDMGKMLRRRFGPFYPFPRMTAPKAVVKVIAPVAGLTRKFVDRNIGYPLVFDNSRSRNELGLAYRPTAQTVTEHFQQMLDDGLVRRMPGS from the coding sequence ATGAGCACATCCCCGACACCGATCGACCCGGACGCACCGGTGCTGGTGACGGGCGCCAGCGGCTACATCGGCAGCTGGATCGTCCGGTCCCTCCTCGAAGCCGGTCACACCGTGCACGGCACGGTTCGCAACCCGCAGAAGGCCTCCGGGTTGGAGCATCTGCACACGCTGTCGGCCGACCATCCCGGCCGGTTGACACTGTTCAAGGCGGACCTGCTCGAGCCCGGCAGCTTCGACGAGGCCATGGCCGGGTGCGAGCTTGTCATGCACACTGCCTCGCCATTCCTGCTTTCGGGCTTCAAGGATGCGCAGGAGGCGCTGATCCGCCCGGCGCTGGAGGGCACCCGCAACGTGCTGGATGCCGTCAACCGCACCGAGAGTGTCAAACGCGTGGTGCTGACCAGCAGCGTGGTGGCGATCTACGGCGACGCCCGCGAGTCACGGGATATCCCCGGCGGCGTCTTCACCGATGAGCATTGGAACACCACCAGCAGTGCTGACCACCAGCCGTACCCCTACTCCAAGACGGTGGCCGAACAGGAGGCCTGGCGGTATCAAAAAGCCCAAGAGCGCTGGGACATGGTCACCATCCACCCGGGCCTGGTGCTCGGTCCTTCCCTGACCAGTGCCAGCGACTCGGCGAGCTTGAGCACCATGAAGCAGTTCACCGACGGCAGCCTGCTGGCCGGAGCGCCCGCGTTGACCCTTGGCGTGGTGGACGTTCGTGACGTCGCCGATGCGCACCTACGGGCCGGGTTCACCCCCGAGGCCCACGGCCGCTACATCGTCAACGCCGAATCGCTGACCCTCCTGGACATGGGCAAGATGCTGCGCCGCCGATTCGGCCCGTTCTACCCGTTCCCGAGGATGACCGCGCCGAAGGCGGTCGTGAAAGTCATCGCTCCGGTGGCCGGGTTGACCCGAAAGTTCGTCGACCGCAACATCGGTTACCCGTTGGTGTTCGACAACAGCCGCAGCCGCAACGAACTCGGACTGGCCTACCGGCCGACCGCACAGACCGTCACCGAGCACTTCCAGCAGATGCTCGACGACGGGCTGGTCCGCAGGATGCCGGGCAGCTAG
- a CDS encoding alpha/beta fold hydrolase: MDEYRRGELAFDVIDSGPADGPVVVLLHGFPQQNSSWEQIIPLLTANGFRCLAPNQRGYSPGARPTRRRDYRTTELVKDVLALIDASGADRVHLVGHDWGAAVAWGVAGSAPERLASLSALSVPHPMAFMRSMLTSRQGLASWYMYVNQLPWVAERFMLGRDGKGKAMAKVLIRSGLPPEAAARDARHMAEPGALTAALNWYRAMPMDFSGLGAGLKTKKITVPTLYVWSDRDIALTAKPARETANYVSGPYRFETLAGASHWLPEEKPAEVAEMLLQWFAAHPG, translated from the coding sequence ATGGATGAATACCGCCGCGGGGAACTCGCGTTCGACGTCATCGACAGCGGACCTGCTGACGGGCCGGTGGTGGTGCTGCTGCACGGCTTTCCCCAGCAGAACAGCAGTTGGGAGCAGATCATCCCGCTGCTCACCGCCAACGGCTTCCGATGTCTGGCCCCCAACCAGCGCGGGTACTCGCCCGGCGCCCGGCCAACTCGGCGCCGCGACTACCGCACGACGGAATTGGTGAAGGACGTCCTCGCGCTGATCGACGCCAGCGGTGCCGACCGGGTGCATCTGGTCGGTCACGACTGGGGCGCAGCGGTGGCGTGGGGTGTGGCCGGCAGCGCGCCCGAGAGGTTGGCCTCGCTGTCAGCCCTGTCGGTGCCCCATCCGATGGCCTTCATGCGGTCCATGCTGACCAGCCGACAGGGGCTGGCGTCCTGGTACATGTACGTCAACCAACTGCCCTGGGTGGCTGAGCGCTTCATGCTCGGGCGCGACGGCAAGGGTAAGGCCATGGCCAAGGTCCTGATCCGTAGCGGCTTGCCGCCGGAAGCGGCGGCAAGGGATGCTCGGCACATGGCCGAACCCGGGGCGCTCACGGCCGCGCTGAACTGGTACCGAGCGATGCCGATGGACTTCTCCGGTCTGGGCGCGGGCTTGAAGACCAAGAAGATCACTGTGCCCACGCTCTATGTCTGGAGCGACCGCGACATCGCTCTGACCGCCAAACCTGCGCGCGAAACCGCCAACTACGTGAGTGGCCCCTACCGCTTCGAAACGCTCGCCGGAGCGTCGCATTGGCTCCCGGAGGAGAAGCCGGCCGAGGTCGCGGAGATGTTGTTGCAGTGGTTCGCAGCCCATCCCGGATAG
- a CDS encoding isocitrate/isopropylmalate dehydrogenase family protein, with translation MLTLGVLLGDGIGPEIVDSATRVVERALAGVSVEVRWRELPFGLEAIGEFGTPLPEPTLAELDGLPGWILGPHDNARYPDRFRGTLSPGGAIRKRFNLFANIRPARALSTAVPAVCPDLDVVIVRENTEGFYADRNMYDGAGEFMPTPDVALAVAVFTRPACERIAHQAFQLATARRKSVTIAHKTNVLAKTTGLFRDACLEVAGHYPDVEVRGEHIDALAARLVSHPRDFDVIVAENMFGDILSDLAGQLSGSLGIAPSINASHTHAMAQAAHGSAPDIAGRDIANPVAMILSSAMLLRWLAGRDGGTRALGAAADRIEDAIGRVLDAGVGTPDVGGSASTSSFTEHVLAAL, from the coding sequence GTGCTGACCCTGGGAGTGCTTCTCGGCGACGGGATCGGACCGGAGATCGTGGACTCGGCCACTCGGGTCGTCGAACGGGCCCTGGCAGGTGTGTCGGTCGAGGTGCGCTGGCGCGAACTGCCCTTCGGACTCGAGGCGATCGGCGAGTTCGGAACTCCGCTGCCAGAACCGACTCTGGCCGAACTGGACGGGCTGCCCGGATGGATCCTCGGTCCGCACGACAACGCGCGATACCCGGATCGATTCCGGGGCACGCTGTCGCCCGGCGGGGCAATCCGCAAGCGCTTCAACTTGTTCGCCAACATCCGGCCCGCGCGGGCCCTGAGTACCGCCGTCCCGGCGGTATGCCCCGATCTCGACGTGGTCATCGTCCGGGAGAACACCGAAGGGTTTTACGCTGACCGCAACATGTACGACGGCGCAGGCGAATTCATGCCGACGCCGGATGTCGCGTTGGCGGTCGCCGTCTTCACCCGTCCGGCCTGTGAACGGATCGCCCATCAGGCATTCCAGTTGGCCACCGCCCGCCGCAAGTCGGTCACCATTGCTCACAAGACCAATGTCCTGGCCAAAACCACCGGCTTGTTCCGCGATGCGTGCCTGGAAGTCGCCGGGCACTACCCCGATGTCGAAGTCCGTGGCGAGCACATCGACGCACTCGCGGCTCGGCTGGTGAGTCATCCCCGCGATTTCGATGTGATCGTGGCGGAGAACATGTTCGGTGACATCCTGTCCGATCTGGCCGGCCAGTTGAGCGGCTCGCTCGGGATAGCGCCGTCGATCAACGCCTCGCACACCCACGCGATGGCGCAGGCAGCACACGGCTCGGCGCCCGACATCGCCGGACGTGACATCGCCAACCCGGTGGCGATGATCCTGTCCAGCGCGATGTTGTTGCGTTGGCTCGCCGGCCGCGATGGCGGCACACGCGCACTCGGCGCGGCCGCCGACCGCATCGAGGACGCCATCGGACGCGTCCTGGATGCGGGTGTCGGGACGCCTGACGTCGGCGGCAGCGCGTCGACGTCGTCCTTCACCGAGCACGTGCTCGCCGCACTGTAG